The following proteins are co-located in the Planococcus plakortidis genome:
- the tnpA gene encoding IS200/IS605 family transposase produces MFNTYRQIQTTFSQINYHFAFCPRYRKKIFLQENVEKRFEFLTNEICRELDIDVVTLECNQDYTYMVLNAPPTLSPAEIMAKIKGKTSRILREEFSHLNHLPSLWTRSYFVSTSESVSSEMIKRYVELQKTRG; encoded by the coding sequence ATGTTTAACACTTACAGACAAATCCAGACAACCTTCTCCCAAATTAATTATCATTTTGCCTTTTGTCCCCGATACAGAAAAAAGATTTTTCTTCAGGAAAATGTAGAGAAACGATTCGAGTTTCTAACGAATGAAATATGTAGAGAATTGGATATCGATGTCGTTACCTTAGAATGCAATCAAGATTACACCTATATGGTTCTGAATGCTCCGCCCACCTTAAGTCCCGCCGAAATAATGGCAAAGATTAAAGGAAAAACATCAAGAATATTGAGAGAGGAGTTTTCACATCTCAACCATCTCCCCAGTCTTTGGACACGTTCCTATTTTGTTTCCACCTCAGAAAGCGTATCGAGTGAAATGATTAAACGTTACGTTGAACTCCAAAAAACCAGGGGGTGA
- a CDS encoding RNA-guided endonuclease TnpB family protein, with the protein MSQIITVKVKLLPTKEQQRILSQMSRDYISVINQLVNEMVVERRKTKKTSKHVISNLPSTVKSQAIQDAKSIFVMKVMKSKYSIIPFLKKPLCVWNNQNYSFDFTHIYLPLMIDGKAKKVPVRALLVDKNNRNFELLNHKLGTLRINQKSGKWIAQIAVTIQTMEKTGTKIMGIDLGLKIPAVAITDDNNVRFFGNGRMNKFVKRKFQTKRKKLSQKKKLNAVRYLRDKEQRWMKDQDHKVSRAIVNFAKQQKVSVIRLEKLANIRQTARTSRKNAKNLHTWSFYRLSQFIEYKANLEGIKVEYVNPAHTSQLCPACAEKNKAKGRRYLCKCGFEKHRDLVGAMNIRYAPVVDGKSQSA; encoded by the coding sequence ATGAGTCAGATTATTACGGTTAAGGTGAAATTGCTTCCAACTAAGGAACAGCAACGTATCCTCAGTCAAATGAGCCGAGATTATATCTCTGTCATCAACCAGCTGGTTAATGAAATGGTGGTCGAGAGAAGAAAAACAAAAAAAACTTCAAAACACGTGATATCGAACCTTCCAAGTACCGTTAAAAGTCAAGCCATTCAAGATGCAAAAAGTATCTTCGTCATGAAGGTTATGAAAAGTAAATATTCGATTATTCCTTTTCTCAAAAAGCCCCTCTGCGTATGGAATAATCAAAATTATTCTTTCGATTTCACCCACATTTATTTGCCATTGATGATTGATGGAAAAGCAAAAAAAGTACCTGTCCGCGCGTTACTAGTCGACAAAAACAACCGGAACTTCGAGTTGTTGAACCACAAATTAGGCACACTCCGGATCAATCAAAAGTCAGGAAAATGGATTGCTCAAATCGCTGTCACTATTCAAACGATGGAAAAGACCGGAACTAAAATTATGGGGATTGATTTAGGCTTGAAAATCCCCGCTGTCGCTATTACCGACGACAACAATGTTCGTTTTTTTGGTAATGGAAGAATGAACAAATTTGTCAAACGAAAATTCCAAACTAAACGAAAAAAACTTAGCCAGAAGAAAAAGCTAAATGCTGTTCGCTATCTTCGGGATAAAGAACAACGCTGGATGAAAGATCAAGACCATAAGGTTAGTCGTGCTATTGTAAATTTTGCAAAGCAACAGAAAGTTTCTGTCATCCGCTTAGAAAAACTAGCGAATATTCGACAGACGGCAAGAACAAGCCGTAAAAACGCAAAGAATCTGCACACTTGGTCCTTCTATCGGCTTTCTCAATTCATCGAATACAAAGCAAATTTAGAAGGCATTAAAGTAGAATATGTGAACCCTGCTCATACGAGTCAACTTTGCCCAGCTTGTGCTGAAAAGAACAAAGCAAAAGGCCGGAGGTATCTATGCAAGTGTGGATTCGAAAAACATAGAGATCTTGTAGGTGCGATGAACATTAGATACGCACCTGTGGTTGATGGTAAAAGTCAATCAGCCTAA